In Mangifera indica cultivar Alphonso chromosome 14, CATAS_Mindica_2.1, whole genome shotgun sequence, the DNA window GGCGATGTGGGTTCGACAATAATGAATTCGTTTGCTTTTGCAGagataaaactcatcataaaaCATGCCGTGATGGTAATTTTTTCAGCATTTTTTccatttctcttgtttcttctaTCAATGTTCTTGACTACTGACTGAACCAGTAGTCTCTCCTATTTTCAAGATGTTGTTCATACTCCTCGGTGTTACTTTCGATTAGTCTATAGGAACTTCTTATCTTAAGATGTTCATACATATCCAATAGTTACAGTGACTGGAATGCCTACTGGGGTTCCATAAATTCTCATGTAGTTTTGATTCAAACTGATTGTTTTTGTGTCTAACTTTTTCTTTACTGTGAATGATTCAGGCAGTACTCTTAATTTGCCCTTGAAGATTGGCATTGGTAATACGGATTTAAGTATTGTATTGCTGTTAAAACTTTCATCAGATCGGACTTCGAATTTCAGAATTTTCTCATGTTTCTCTCTTCCCTTAACAGGTTTTGGTTCAGTTTTCCTAGGCATGGGTTTAATGGGCATTGCCTGCCTTTTCTACCTTCGTCGCAAAAAACAGAAAGATGCTACTTCATCCTATGTCTCCCGCAGTGTTTACTCTAAATCCTCGTCAATGGCGGATCCTGAGAAGGGAGATGACTTCCTTGGAGTTCAGATTTTCACCTATAATGAACTTGAAAAGGCTACCAATAATTTTGATTCTGATAAACAGCTTGGTGATGGAGGCTTTGGCACTGTATATTATGGTAAGAAAAGATTAGTCTTTGCTGATTATAACGGATAAATTCATTGcaatttgaacttgtttatGCTCATCATTACTAGGCAAGCTCGAAGATGGACGTTCTGTTGCAGTCAAGCGTTTGTATGAAAGCAATTACAAGAGACTTGAACAATTCATGAATGAAGTTGAGATCCTAGCTCGGTTGCGCCACCAAAATCTTGTCTCTCTTTATGGCTGTACCTCGCGCCACAGCCGTGAACTATTGCTTGTGTATGATTACCTCCCCAATGGCACCGTTGCTGATCATCTACATGGTCCTCGTGCCAAACCAGGCGCACTGCCTTGGCCAACTAGACTGAAAATCGCCAAAGAGACTGCAAGTGCATTGACTTATCTTCATGCTTCTGAAATCATCCACCGCGATGTGAAAACCAACAACATTCTCCTGGACAACAATTTCTGTGTCAAGGTTGCAGATTTTGGCCTTTCACGTCTCTTCCCAACCGATGTCACCCACATTTCAACAGCTCCACAGGGCACTCCCGGTTATGTTGATCCAGAATATCACCAATGCTACCAGCTTACAAACAAGAGTGACGTTTTCAGCTTTGGGGTAGTCCTGATTGAGCTAATATCATCCAAACCGGCAGTTGACATCACTAGACGTCGACACGAGATTAACTTGTCGAATATGGCAATCAACAAGATCCAAAACAAGGCATTGCATGAGCTTGTCGACCCAACTCTTGGGTTTGATACAGACTATAAGgtgagaaaaatgataaatgcAGTAGCAGAGCTAGCATTTCAGTGCCTGCAAGGTGAGAAGGACCTGAGGCCATTTATGGCAGATCTCTTGGAGACTTTACGGGGTATAATCAGCGATGGATACGATCAACAAAAGGCAGAAGAAATGGACATTCCATCAGATGATATTGGATTGTTACAGAGTGGATCACTAGCAGTTTC includes these proteins:
- the LOC123195521 gene encoding LEAF RUST 10 DISEASE-RESISTANCE LOCUS RECEPTOR-LIKE PROTEIN KINASE-like 1.2 isoform X2 codes for the protein MDPHPLYYFTFKPFLYQCIFLFIVITLCHYTVSDDSKFQACEPKTCGKNLTIKYPFWISGEQQSYCGYPNFEITCNGQKPILNISYEDYIIKDIFYENSSLRLANSIAFEESCPTPLSNLTLNRTPFNFISGKKDFFFWYNCSQNPPAGAAYPVGCAGDENSRNFSFAGFYEKTFMNYSCESLVKVPLNVENGTNLLENYTEILKMGLVLNWIAHSCSNCEASGGRCGFDNNEFVCFCRDKTHHKTCRDGSTLNLPLKIGIGFGSVFLGMGLMGIACLFYLRRKKQKDATSSYVSRSVYSKSSSMADPEKGDDFLGVQIFTYNELEKATNNFDSDKQLGDGGFGTVYYGKLEDGRSVAVKRLYESNYKRLEQFMNEVEILARLRHQNLVSLYGCTSRHSRELLLVYDYLPNGTVADHLHGPRAKPGALPWPTRLKIAKETASALTYLHASEIIHRDVKTNNILLDNNFCVKVADFGLSRLFPTDVTHISTAPQGTPGYVDPEYHQCYQLTNKSDVFSFGVVLIELISSKPAVDITRRRHEINLSNMAINKIQNKALHELVDPTLGFDTDYKVRKMINAVAELAFQCLQGEKDLRPFMADLLETLRGIISDGYDQQKAEEMDIPSDDIGLLQSGSLAVSPDSVTVRWSSTRTTPNTSS
- the LOC123195521 gene encoding LEAF RUST 10 DISEASE-RESISTANCE LOCUS RECEPTOR-LIKE PROTEIN KINASE-like 1.2 isoform X1; this translates as MSLHRFPQKMNSTLFLQCLIFTVFCIFIAIPSSYCADDEQYLTCSRPYNFSCGEFSYLNMSYPFWGGDRPQPCGRRGFELRCQDGLPILEYPPQTFKVINISTTDQTMTVALDDLDVNTGCPQSFKNISFNQILFNFSSEVQNLSLFYNCSDKSLPGSNNFSCPLGGEAEIGFYRVDGEVGYFENLTNTCSNVIKIPVLSGALDMIGQVENGERLKEALRGGFEVMYQAENRICSACESSGGICGSNESNPVEFVCFCRDEPHHFTCPGSTLNLPLKIGIGFGSVFLGMGLMGIACLFYLRRKKQKDATSSYVSRSVYSKSSSMADPEKGDDFLGVQIFTYNELEKATNNFDSDKQLGDGGFGTVYYGKLEDGRSVAVKRLYESNYKRLEQFMNEVEILARLRHQNLVSLYGCTSRHSRELLLVYDYLPNGTVADHLHGPRAKPGALPWPTRLKIAKETASALTYLHASEIIHRDVKTNNILLDNNFCVKVADFGLSRLFPTDVTHISTAPQGTPGYVDPEYHQCYQLTNKSDVFSFGVVLIELISSKPAVDITRRRHEINLSNMAINKIQNKALHELVDPTLGFDTDYKVRKMINAVAELAFQCLQGEKDLRPFMADLLETLRGIISDGYDQQKAEEMDIPSDDIGLLQSGSLAVSPDSVTVRWSSTRTTPNTSS